TGTTCGACGGCGCGTCCGAGATCGGCGGCCAGTTCAACATGGCGAAGCAGGTTCCGGGCAAGGAAGAGTTTCATGAAGCGCTGCGCTACTTCGGCCGTCAGGTCGAACTGACCGGCGTGAACCTGCACCTGAACCGCCGCGTCGACGCGAGCGACCTGATCGCGGGCGGTTACGACGAGATCGTGCTCGCGACCGGCGTCGCGCCGCGCGACCCGAAGATCCCCGGGCAGGACGGGCCGAACGTGCTCAGCTATATCGATGTGCTCGCGGGCAAGCTGCCGGTCGGCCGGCGTGTCGCGGTGGTCGGCGCGGGCGGGATCGGCTTCGACGTTGCCGAATACCTGGTGCAGGACGGCGAATCGCCGGCGCTCGATCTGGAAGAGTGGAAGGCCGAATGGGGCGTGACCGACCCGGCCGCGACGCGCGGCGGCGTGACGCGTGCACAGGTTGCGGCGCCCGCGCGTGAAGTGACGCTGCTGCAGCGCAAGGCCGCGCCGCTCGGCAAGGGGCTCGGCAAGACGACCGGCTGGATTCACCGCGCGACGCTGAAGATGAAGCAGGTGAAGATGATCGGCGGCGTGAACTACGAGCTGATCGATGCGCGCGGGTTGCACGTGTCGTACGGCGAGCAGCGCACCGATCATGAACTGATCGAAGCCGACACGATCGTGCTCTGCACGGGGCAGGAGCCGCAGCGCGCGCTGCTCGCGCCGTTGCAGGCGGCCGGACGCTCGGTGCACCTGATCGGCGGCGCGGAACTGGCCGCCGAACTCGACGCGAAGCGCGCGATCGATCAGGGCGCGCGCCTCGCGGCGCGGCTTTGATCGACGGCCGCCCGATGATGCGGCGGCGCGTGGCCACGATCGCACACGCCGTATCGGAAATCGGCGCCAGCGCGGGCGCGGCGCGACCGGAGTGCCGCGCCGGTTACCGTCACTCCATCTCGGCGCGTTGCGTCTCGGTTTCTTCCGCTTCGAGCATCGCCTTGACGATCAGGTAGACGGCGGGGAGGTCGTCGTCGTCGCGTTTCCAGTCGACGGCTTCCTCGGTGTCCGCCGCGACGAGCCGGCTGTCGCGCAGCCGGATGAACGCATCGACGACGGTCGGGTCGTTGCGGTTCAGGAAGCCGGTATTCGAGAAAGCCAGCTCTTCGACGTTCAACAGCGCCTCCCAGCTCATCGTACGGACCGCGGCCGGATGGCTGCGCCGCCGCAGGCCAAGCGCCCGCTGCGCGGGACCG
The sequence above is drawn from the Burkholderia stabilis genome and encodes:
- a CDS encoding DUF2471 family protein produces the protein MFQSSAFDPEQPGFNPLHFERAAQRAVVDLQRVVGGPAQRALGLRRRSHPAAVRTMSWEALLNVEELAFSNTGFLNRNDPTVVDAFIRLRDSRLVAADTEEAVDWKRDDDDLPAVYLIVKAMLEAEETETQRAEME